Within Rhipicephalus microplus isolate Deutch F79 chromosome 9, USDA_Rmic, whole genome shotgun sequence, the genomic segment AAAAGCCCCCCTTTTGCTCTATACAGTTCATCGTCGTCAATATCGGCatcactacgcccactgcaggacaaaggcctctcccgtgttccaccagtcaacttggtcctgtgcatgctgctgccattttatactcgcaaacttctcaTAATCCCATTTGTCCACCTGACTTTCTGACTCCTCCgcactcgcttgccttctcttggaatccagtctgtgatcctcAATATCATCGATTATCTTtccttcgcgctacgtgcccagcccatgacTATTTCTTCTTGGTTTCGACtatgtccttaacacccgtttgttccctgatacactctgctctattcttgtcccTTAGGGTTTACACCTATAATTACCTTGCCGTTGCCCGCTGCATCGTCCTTAACTTAAGTTAAACCCTCTTTGTGATCCTCTAGATTCCTCCTCCGTAGGTAAGCATCACtaatatgcagctgttataccCCTTCCTCTTCAAATCGTATGAGCATTTAAAAACAGCAAGTGCTTCATAACTCTAGGCTGTCCAAAATGTATTCCATGTTTAAAATTTCAGAATGAGGAAGAAAAAGTGACTTGTGAAGTGATTATTTTTGCTTCTTTGAGTGCTCCAGTACATTTATCCCGATAAACGGAAGCGCCCGACTACATCACCTCCTCAAATAAGTCTAAAAAAAAGTTTGCCAAACACTGAACAAGGTAAAAAGTAAGCTAGAGTATAAGAACCCGGCAGCGCAATATTTCCAATTAGCTGCAATATTGTTAAATACATAAGTGGATGTTACAAAATAAAGTGGCCAAGACTAGACATAAAGAAATTTTTTATCTAGGCTTCTCCAATTATTGTTCAATAAATGCGCATGTAACGTACTTCTATTGTACAATAAGTGCACCTAAGGCAGGCATGCTTTCGTCCATAACAATGTCACAGAGAAACACACTTCCAAGCACAATGCCTAAAATATTACCCTTCGAATTTTGTGAGAACACTGTTAATTGTTCTTATAGATTTTGACAACTGTCCATGTGTTCACACAGGAATTCGGGCTGGTATACTATTGAAAATGAACAATAGAACTCGAACAAAGCCCTGACTTTTTGGTGTAGAACAGGTGCTACGCGCTGAACAAGTGaattaagatttttttttcttccggagACGTAAATAGAGAACAGCTGAGAAAACGCAAAGCCGACATTACTCTTACTTGGCTGTGAGGCAGAAAACGATGAAATTTCTTGAAACTACCGTGATACTGTTGATTTTTATTCTAGCAGAGACACGATGTGATTCCCGTGGTGGGACGAAGGGACAATGGCCCCAGGAACCAAGGTATGAAACCGTCTACATGTATTGCGACAGGCTAATTTAATGCAATATCTGGAAATAACAGCACCAAATGGCCACTTTTTTCACCTTCTCAAGCGCCTTGCCTGTATGCAAACCTAAGCGACTGTAATTTGCCGGTTGTTGAGCAAAATACATCGTCGTAATAAATCACGATGAACTATTACTTTACATTGTTTCATATTGCGAATAATTTGTAGCGGTGGTTTATAAATACTACCTATTTTTGCACATGTTTATGATTTTTGCTGAAAACAGCAGGCATTTTCGGTTATGCACCTACGCAAAATATTATGGAAGTAGTATGCGGTACCAGCTCTTGTATGTTTGCTACACAAATGTGCAATTTGCACATGCTTTGGCAGCAATCGTGCATCGTCGAGCGTTGTTTTTTTGCTCCTCACTATAAAAAGTTGGAAGTGCTAATTTTGATAAAGTACCCTACTGCGGAGAGAATTTGTTCACATTATTTACGCTAATAGACCTTAAAACCACATGCCTGCGTTGGCAGAGCCTTCGAAATTATCGGGCAACAtgaattagaagaaaaaaaaaacacagtgggCTTAAGCGAGATAGAGTATGAGAACAAGATTTACAATTATATTCAATATCATGGTCAGATCAAAATAAATCAATATGGGAAGTCAGCCTGTGCTAAGCGTACGAAAATATAGTTACTCAGAATGAGGCTAATGATTCCGATTatgaaataaaagtttatccaatccaatgaGAAACAAGTTAGCTTACAAGGGCATGTTGGTCGTTGCGCAGAAGCCTGAGATTAGCAAATTTCTAGCACGAGCAGCAGGCAGGTTATAAGAAAACTTTACAATTGTTGCAACATATTGACTCCAACATATGATGCATAAATATCGAAGTTAAGGTCAAGATCAGAGGACGAAAATATGCAGTCGACATGAGGTTGTACAGCATGCGCTGAAATTTAGTGCCTGGACATATTTTTCCTCATTATGTACCACTCAACGTTCCACTCAAGAGCATGTGATTGAACACTAAGTGATGATTGGTCCGGAAACAAACAGGGCCAgccgtttcttttctttttttacttgacTCTGGGTGAAACAAATGAATCTGAACTGCCCGCGTAATGTGTAGGTCAGGCAGTCATGGCGTCAGTTAGGGCACCGGAAAGGTGAACGGTGGACGCCAAACGCAACGCAATACGACAACTATAGTTTATTGATATAGAGTGACGAAATTGGGATTGCAGGTGAAAGCCGAATTAGTTCCAACTAAATACTGTAAATTAAAGACCATTTAGAAAGTCTTTCAACCTGTCATAGAGACACGTGAAATAGGCCGTGAATAATGACTGATGATGACGAAAAATAGGGAGTTTTGAAGGCTATGCGATGAGTGTTGCTGATAATCTTTGGCGCATGCAGGGAGCTAAAGAAAGATAACACGAAAAGGGAAGCGCTGGGGAGTTCCGAAACGGTAAAGCTGTCGCGATGAAATTAGTATATATGCAGCACAATATTTGATTATTTCCTATAAAGAGTTAGAACATATCCCAGAGTGGGACTTTTATCTTGCAGTCAACAATGATCTAGATCGTCTGAATGCATCACACTGCCAGCACCTTTGAAAAATGagcatatacaaaaaaaaactaacagcatatccacagagtgaatgatgatgagtggggcaaagcctccgtctgcccgtccatgcttccgtccgtccgttcattcttgcttccgtccgtccgcgtgaccatccgtgcgtcaatccatgcgtccatccgtgagtccatctatccgtgcgtccctccgtccgtacgtgcacgcgtccatccatccgtccatctgctagtctgttcgtccatccgtgcatccgtccatgggtccttctagtgaacactccaggtaccgcCATATCCCATCTCGCAACTCATGTGGCACATATCTGCTCtacagcgggtatgtgccatcggtggctacgtactactccATACATGCGGAGGAGTGACAGAcctacgccataaggagcttcgcccctgaagcATATTCTCAAGTACATCAGCGCTTAGAAAATCATGATTTGATTCACAATGCCACATAGTGTACCGACCTGCCTAAAAGAGCCAAGCGAGTATAGTACATGGCAAGAGCGCTGGCTTCAACATTTCCACATGATTGGGCCAGTTGCAAAGGGGAATGCAAACAATGAAAGTGATGCGATAAAAGAAAACTCATTTCACCATGCGTACCGGCGAAATGATTCTCGCAATCACAATGAGCTGTACATTCAGCACGAATGCTCTATGCAGGTGCAGAGCTGGAACAATGCCACAGTCAGAGGAGGTATCGAAGCTTAAGTCGTGTGCTTCACCGCATGATGACGGAAATCCCGATGACCACCGTCGCTGAAAGCATGCGGAGCTATTGTCATTGACGCTTTGTTTCGAACACAATATTCCCCCAACGGAAATAGACATGATGATAGTTGCATTCCCAagtgaattctttttttttggttagAGGAAACATGTAAAGCAGATACATGAGCAGATAAATGTGAAGTCCTATCCACTTACACTGTCCGGGTCTTCGAGGTGCTTGAAAGCAGCTTTTAAACATTAACGATTTCTCACGACTTTACACAACCATGTTTTCCAGAACTTGTCTTACGTTTGGATCATGTGCAATGTGTTTCTATTCTAGCCCGAGCTCTGAGGATCTGCTGCTCCCGGTCACGAACGACTTCGTAAACCTGGATAAGATCGAACGTTTAAGAAATGCCAGCCGAGTAACACTGCCAGGACCCTGCTCACATCTGGATGCGTTTTCTGGATTCATCCCAGTAGACGGCGACAATTCTACGTTCTTGTTCTTCTTACACATCAAGGCAGAGGCAAGATATACGCAAAATAATCATATCTGTTTTGTCCTACCTTTCTAGTTTGAATATAATGCTGTGAGCATATGaatactactactgctgctgctactatgaataataataataataataataataataataataataataataataataataataataataataataataataataataataataataataataataataataataataataataataataataataataataataataataataataataataataataataataacaataataataataataataataataataataataataataataataataataataataataataataataatatcatttttattattttgtgaTTTGAGTGTATTGATGTTCGTCATTCTCTGTATGTCCCACCCCTCTAACAGCCGAAAGGCTAACAGTATTcggaaaataaataaacaaatatgtAACACCTCTGTCTACAAGGTGTACACGTCACGATCCGGTATATGCATGAACCCCTCATTTCAGCAGAACAAAcacaaacattctttttttttcaaggacgGTGACCAAGTGAAATTTTAGACATGTAGTGAACGAACTTTCTTAAATTACTACGCTACCCGCATTCAGTGTTGTGTTTTAAGTTTGTATACTATTTTCAACAATATTGTGGAAGTTACAACCCTGTATTTATTTTGATGTACTACGTCGTACGTGTGCATTCCGGAGTTTTGAGGGAAAGTTCTCGCATTCATTTTTATCGTTGTAATATATTTTGTTATTGAATTTTAATTTTTCTTTCGTGAGTAATATGACTGCCCTTCCTGCACGAACCAAATGTTGGTCTGCAGTATATTATagataaatatttaaataaaaaaattacaaattggattccaagagaaggcaggtGGGTGagggggaggcagaaagttaggaGGGCAGGTGAGATTggaaagtttgtgggtataaagtggcagcagcaagcacgagACCAATTTGACTGACGGTACATGGGATGGCGCCTTTGTCCTGAAAGTAGGCGTAGTCAggataatgacgatgatgatgatgatgatgatgatgatgatgatgatgatgatgatgatgatgatgattgtaacCAATGCATTCAGCGTTAAAGTTGCATGTGATTTCTTCTCGCTCACACTATCATTACAGAACAGCTCTCGCGAGAAGCCCCTTCTATTGTGGCTACAAGGTGGTGTCGGGGAGTCGTCCCTTTACGGCCAGTTCCTCGAAAACGGTCCTCTCGGCATCGACGCTTCCGGGAAGTTGTACCGCAGGAGGCACAGTCTGCTGAATGACTTCAACATCATCTATCTGGATCAACCGGCTGGTGCAGGCTACAGCTTTGATACGAAAGGCAATTATCCAGCGACGCTCCAGCAGGCTACCACGCATGGCATCAGATTTCTCAGGCGTTTTCTGAGAATTTTCGAGGAGTACCGAGACCGAGACTTCTTCATCGCGGGAGAATCCTATGGAGGTAACGCGATTTCGTGTTTACTCCAGGCTCTTGTTCTCACTGGAGAACAATTGATGGTCTTCTGTTTCACTGACGAGTGTCTGTACATCAATTGTACCCTCTGTCGTAAGTGGATCAAACGGCCCATGGTATGCTATAACTTATACtcacacatagatagatagatagatagatagatagatagatagatagatagatagatagatagatagatagatagatagatagatagatagatagatagatagatagaattaggcgaaccacaaaaaaagaacaatcgAACAAGCTGTACAGATGCACGAGAtactaaacatgataatcccatGATGTATTGCTTGTGTGAAGACTCGACTCGCAAAAACGTTTCATTGGTCCAACTGTAAGCAGGCACGTGTCGGGAGTAATAATACACGTGATAAGCAGTGGTTCTAAAtatcaaaataataaaagaaaatgtTTTATATCTACTATAGCTCCCGTTTTTGTATGCGCGTGTGATACTAGAATAAGTGGTAAAATTAATTTTGAAAATATTACAGCTGTACAAAGAGGCGATGCCGCTTTCATAGCTTAGCGCCTGAAGAAACAAAATTTCATTCTTTCTACCATTCTCCCAATAAGCGCCTCGTGTACAGCAATAACGTCGAGCAATTTTCTCTTTGTATCTCTCTTTCTGAAGTTCATGTTCCATGGCGATGCAATAAATCAGAAGGGGAGTGTCACATCTCTAGAATCCATGGAATGACCTTTTAAAAATATAATTTCGAACAATGAAACTATAGAAAAAAATTAGCACTTGTTTGTTTTTTGGCTATATGTTCAAACCTGGTGCAACAGCTCCATAGACTAAAGCTAGCCCTTTGGGAACATAATCCCATCACATATAGAAACACACGCACCACTTCCAAGTATGATGACGCATTAGAAAAATTACGCTCAAGTAGCACCACACCGCTTTGTGTTTGCGAGGCCTGtcccgtaatatatatatatatatatatatatatatatatatatatatatatatatatatatatatatatatatatatatatgtatatatatatatatatatatatatatatatatatatatatatatatatatatatatatgtatatatatatgtatatatatatatatatatatatatatatatatatatatatatatatatatatatatatatatatatatatatatatatatatatatatatatatatatatatgcatttctTTTCACGGCGATGTTTCTTGCGGATTTCGAAGTATACCTTGGTTATATTAGAATGTGCTCTACGACAGCGTCGCCCTAGCGCTTGATACACCTTTCTCCTATTCCGTAGACTACACCTCAGTTTGATTGGAGACATGCGAATATGACGTGGGCAACATACGTGTAATGTTCATGTTCTCGTGAACTAGTTATAGTACCGTGTCACTCATTTTGGTTTCGAAGCTTCATAATATTTTGTCGGAAATTGCAAATGCTAGTAGCTCCACCATATGAAAATAATAGGTCCGCTTCATAATTATTTTAAGGTAGATGAGGGTTGAGAATTCAACCTGTAGTAAACAGCATGTTCTACGCCTTTCAAACTCAAGTTCAGGCTGATAGCAGTGACCCACAGTTGGGCTAATAATTCATGCAGAGAACAATGAGGCCCTGTTCACCATTGTCAAAACCCATATGCTTCTAGGGTGTTTTCAAAGCATTTTATTAGCTCCGTCTTTCTTGTATAAGTGCGCTGTTATagaaatttctttttgttttttgttttctttgcagcAAGGTCAGCTATAGGACTGGCGCAGAGAGTGCTGACCCGAAAAGTAAAAGATCAGTTTCCACTACACCTGAAGGGAGTGATGCTCGGCGTCGGCTTTGTCTTCCCGCTGGTGGACATGATCAACTCGGCCAAATACCTGTACTGCTCTAGCCTATTAGACGAACAAGGCCGCGACAGCTTCGATATGCAAGTCAAAAAGATTAAGTACATGGTCACGGTACGAAACTTTACCGCAGCTGCGGAAATGCTGAGGCAAACGGTGTTCGACATGCACCCAGCCGGCAAGAAAAGCTGGTTCGAGTTACTCACTGGCTTCGAGAACCACGGAAGCATCGTCAAAGCAGCAATACCAACGGAAGTTCACAAATACCGGGAATACGCTAACAGCGGAGAGTTCAAAAAGTGCCTTCACGTTGCCCCTTCCAGAAGCCTCGACGCGACCAGGACGGAGCTTGCAATGAAGCTATCTGAGGGAGAATTCTTCGCTAAGAGGACATCGACCTTGGTTCACGTACTCAACAACGTTCGCGTACTTTTTTACACGGCACAGCTTGACTCTGTTTTCCCGGCGAGTAAAATGGAACGCTTGTTCGGTAGGTTGCACTGGAGAGGCTCGGCGTTGTTCAGGCAAGCCGCTAGGAAGGCCTGGTACCAAACTACTCCCCGCCATGCCC encodes:
- the LOC119164763 gene encoding vitellogenic carboxypeptidase-like codes for the protein MKFLETTVILLIFILAETRCDSRGGTKGQWPQEPSPSSEDLLLPVTNDFVNLDKIERLRNASRVTLPGPCSHLDAFSGFIPVDGDNSTFLFFLHIKAENSSREKPLLLWLQGGVGESSLYGQFLENGPLGIDASGKLYRRRHSLLNDFNIIYLDQPAGAGYSFDTKGNYPATLQQATTHGIRFLRRFLRIFEEYRDRDFFIAGESYGARSAIGLAQRVLTRKVKDQFPLHLKGVMLGVGFVFPLVDMINSAKYLYCSSLLDEQGRDSFDMQVKKIKYMVTVRNFTAAAEMLRQTVFDMHPAGKKSWFELLTGFENHGSIVKAAIPTEVHKYREYANSGEFKKCLHVAPSRSLDATRTELAMKLSEGEFFAKRTSTLVHVLNNVRVLFYTAQLDSVFPASKMERLFGRLHWRGSALFRQAARKAWYQTTPRHARKVLLGYEKVAGTVMYNTVLFAGHQVSFDQSAAVSDLYARFLKFTFRPPPRKCEESMNPC